One segment of Megachile rotundata isolate GNS110a chromosome 4, iyMegRotu1, whole genome shotgun sequence DNA contains the following:
- the bnb gene encoding bangles and beads: MTKLIVLGMVCLLGLNAAIAMPVAENQEPLQVVPLEKSSTAPKSVVSEEAVVAAEAQEAAVPAVPAVPAQPEQVRPEGDKPSARSEPAAENLQLSEKPEEKKEEGQQAKPEDKKEENLEKKAEQQPQPEAQAPAQEQKPEQAQEAKKEEESLKPAASEAHEEVRAAPQEQKVDVAEVPAEQAKVAVVEGKSAEQSSEFAEKSSEAAKEEPKEEKKSEEAKPSVRKEDEPAASEESKESQPSEEKKAEEKPQEEQEKEKKAEEKPDRVTRDAEESSPEAKKEQPAQSQSPAPAEAEKSQAEQSKPEEKQAAPSDKVEPAVEQPAASSEESSKSEEKAETETQNPEVEAKSSEGSSAQESAESQAKPDESSQAKRDTAAEAQPQAKSEQAEEKKEEPKSKEAEKEAKERSEDSSEDKSAEKKDNKSSEEDKSSEESKESKPAADESKPELLPKPQELTDKE; encoded by the exons ATGACGAAGCTAATCGTATTAGGGATGGTATGCCTGTTGGGGCTGAACGCGGCGATCGCTATGCCCGTGGCCGAGAACCAGGAGCCGCTGCAGGTGGTACCGCTCGAGAAATCATCGACGGCCCCTAAATCCGTGGTATCGGAGGAAGCTGTCGTAGCGGCAGAGGCTCAGGAAGCGGCGGTTCCAGCAGTGCCAGCGGTTCCAGCCCAACCGGAACAAGTACGACCCGAGGGCGACAAACCCTCCGCGAGGAGCGAACCTGCAGCCGAGAATCTTCAGCTGTCCGAGAAACCCGaggagaagaaggaggaggGTCAACAAGCGAAACCCGAGGACAAGAAGGAAGAGAATCTAGAGAAGAAGGCTGAGCAACAACCGCAACCAGAAGCTCAGGCGCCTGCTCAGGAACAGAAGCCTGAACAAGCTCAGGAGGCCAAGAAGGAAGAGGAGAGCCTGAAACCGGCGGCTTCTGAAGCTCATGAGGAGGTTAGGGCTGCACCTCAGGAACAGAAAGTGGACGTCGCTGAAGTCCCAGCCGAACAAGCA AAGGTAGCGGTCGTGGAAGGCAAGAGCGCCGAGCAAAGCAGCGAATTCGCGGAAAAGAGCTCCGAAGCTGCGAAAGAAGAACCGAAAGAGGAGAAGAAATCCGAGGAAGCTAAACCCAGCGTGAGAAAGGAAGACGAGCCCGCAGCCTCCGAGGAGTCGAAAGAGTCGCAGCCGTCCGAAGAGAAGAAGGCAGAAGAGAAACCCCAGGAAGAAcaagagaaagagaagaaggcCGAAGAGAAACCCGACCGTGTAACGCGCGATGCTGAGGAATCCTCCCCGGAAGCCAAGAAGGAACAGCCCGCACAGTCGCAGTCCCCAGCGCCAGCCGAAGCCGAAAAGAGCCAAGCGGAACAATCGAAACCGGAAGAGAAACAAGCTGCTCCGAGCGACAAAGTCGAACCCGCCGTAGAACAACCCGCAGCTAGCTCCGAGGAGTCGTCCAAGAGCGAGGAGAAGGCTGAAACCGAGACTCAGAACCCGGAAGTAGAAGCCAAGAGCTCGGAAGGTTCTTCCGCTCAGGAATCGGCCGAGTCCCAGGCTAAGCCCGACGAGTCCAGCCAGGCGAAACGCGACACAGCAGCGGAAGCCCAGCCTCAGGCCAAATCCGAACAAGCcgaagagaagaaggaggagcCCAAATCGAAGGAGGCCGAGAAGGAGGCGAAGGAACGCTCCGAGGACTCGTCGGAAGACAAATCGGCCGAGAAGAAGGACAACAAGAGCAGCGAGGAGGACAAATCCTCCGAGGAGTCCAAGGAGTCCAAGCCAGCCGCCGACGAATCCAAGCCGGAGCTGCTGCCCAAACCGCAGGAGCTGACGGACAAGGAATAA
- the LOC143263904 gene encoding uncharacterized protein LOC143263904, with protein sequence MDEVDELQNMESVCRLCLSTDEPKLSVFGEQESPVSLANKIQACLSIEILATDRLSTQICAECVRNVNQWHNYKEACLRSQDKLRSWLEKHVQTGPLVVSIKSEPIDLEFYEDNIEVISESTNESDLEPTNIEDTPNNLVNNVHVQELTDNEIEIDRDRSALTDNETYSEKDQSVLTDNEIYTERDQPVLTNNITDVERDQSSLTDSEIDVDRDQPLLTDNEIDIEGDQPTLSKEIDISIKLEPQEDYDTDCTIEIESVTGGELQNQLPNKEDTVMEADSTQKFNASATVNKKRTRRGPHTHFRGTKVFKQKCVHCQIILHSKQSYAKHMERFHTAKQNGTTELTELQDGEELVEDLEDELMSMEKDAPLTQVQQNIISQLKTYSCYTCQQHFSDRRNTLNHIRQHMPDLRPYTCIACMTEFPDRSMFKLHCEVSFECAMKIALVIPKQGEEKYFTCNMCLRAMRNRRELLSHLSQHSDKQYEELISPSRSPPKLKPMAPLPPPKPKQTNKVHEGGLQIPQPYNNGDSLYNHPCDLCGMIYKFRPNMLRHRNLCLHLPPESRTSYRCVHCGLTFLVFKKFHSHIVMDHKKKDFVCSVCNAKFRSPSDYLTHHESHRGTRNKKPSVENNHESMTTMPNISTPIKDWDTFEAEINANKITNSNKYSCALCNLEFATRTELTEHRNLHLKVKIYSCVICRSMFSSAGALEIHMKDHGIEDPGERDANISCVEYGTTKNEVEDTKPLNMTAVSDPGATKNSKCTMCSKQFSNYANLRRHVRNVHKTGKPYVHCPECTRVFRSTESCHRHVTLQHKSSRTLYQCPQCPKTFVFKTNMNLHCRNAHNNGRNSSGDWACDICGKTFYEEASLKIHRGWHNRTNYRLIADIAQEGGDQKRVKQFKHPSSKTQDQSPTANTSRPARARKSFPSPAPSKGSGNFQCQVCNDKFNDVVELRKHLWDVHCARNKSEKNFTDVKLQCDLCTHILPSQEAFNMHMQWHKIHPILTEVNKSAFPCDICGKNYSSKKVLWRHKKLHKATVAAASKFQSMSRKPTVSSQYTCHACHKSFSSNQSLQRHKMNLHMDMFSERAPTLFNNTAKMSPVEPKPKKVKLEAEDVTQKSTTVLNTMRAGGKKAVMCHVCKKFFPNMSVLYKHKQHAHTKARTVKNVAKSPTMELIPLAGPEGRMSCNICFKEFPGVSNLRQHFSMKHKNNTLKYICSFEGCKLMFHTTVALKNHELSHTSMIYSCNLCDRHVFTKQAMSSHMLTVHKTIYHAEENKNFHRETDLSTYVVEGATDATCPHCKIKYPNKKAMKIHFFKFHDSADR encoded by the exons TGAAGTGATCTCTGAATCCACAAATGAGTCAGATTTG GAGCCAACTAATATTGAAGACACCCCAAACAATTTGGTAAATAATGTTCATGTTCAGGAACTAACTGataatgaaatagaaatagaTAGAGATCGATCAGCATTAACTGATAATGAAACGTATTCAGAGAAAGATCAATCAGTCTTAACTGACAATGAAATATATACAGAGAGAGATCAACCAGTGCTCACTAATAATATAACAGATGTAGAGAGAGATCAGTCATCACTAACTGATAGTGAGATAGATGTAGACAGAGATCAACCATTGTTGACTGATAATGAAATAGATATAGAAGGAGATCAACCAACACTCTCAAAGGAAATAGATATTTCTATAAAGTTAGAGCCACAAGAGGACTATGATACAGATTGTACTATAGAGATAGAATCTGTTACAGGTGGTGAACTACAGAATCAGCTTCCAAATAAGGAAGATACGGTTATGGAAGCTGATTCTACACAAAAGTTTAATGCATCTGCAACAGTAAACAAGAAAAGAACTAGACGGGGTCCGCACACCCACTTTAGAGGAACAAAAGTTTTTAAACAGAAATGTGTACATTGTCAAATTATTTTGCATTCTAAACAGTCTTACGCGAAGCACATGGAAAGATTTCATACCGCCAAACAGAATGGTACTACCGAGCTGACAGAATTACAGGATGGCGAAGAATTGGTCGAAGATTTGGAAGATGAATTGATGAGTATGGAGAAGGATGCTCCCTTGACTCAAGTACAACAGAACATTATCAGTCAATTAAAAACGTATTCGTGTTACACGTGTCAGCAACATTTCAGCGATCGCAGGAACACGCTTAATCACATTCGTCAACACATGCCCGATTTAAGACCGTACACGTGCATCGCATGTATGACAGAGTTTCCAGATCGATCGATGTTCAAGCTTCACTGCGAAGTGTCGTTTGAAtgtgcaatgaaaattgcgttGGTTATACCAAAACAGGGCGAGGAAAAGTACTTCACGTGTAATATGTGTTTGCGCGCCATGCGAAACAGAAGGGAATTACTTAGTCATCTGTCGCAGCACTCCGACAAGCAGTATGAGGAGTTGATATCACCTTCACGATCTCCTCCTAAATTGAAACCAATGGCGCCTTTGCCACCGCCTAAACCAAAACAAACGAATAAAGTGCACGAAGGAGGTCTGCAGATTCCTCAGCCTTACAATAATGGCGATTCTCTGTACAATCACCCATGTGACTTATGCGGAATGATCTATAAGTTCAGACCTAACATGTTGAGGCACAGAAACTTGTGTTTACATTTACCACCAGAGAGCAGGACATCCTATAGATGTGTCCACTGTGGACTGACGTTTCTTGTGTTTAAAAAGTTTCACAGTCACATTGTTATGGACCATAAAAAGAAAGATTTTGTTTGTTCCGTTTGCAACGCCAAATTTAGATCTCCAAGTGACTACCTGACACATCACGAATCGCATCGTGGTACTCGTAATAAAAAGCCGTCGGTTGAAAACAATCACGAATCAATGACGACCATGCCAAACATATCAACGCCTATCAAAGACTGGGACACTTTTGAGGCTGAAATAAACGCGAACAAAATAACCaatagcaataagtacagttgTGCTCTTTGCAACTTGGAATTTGCTACCAGAACCGAACTAACAGAGCACAGGAATCTTCACCTGAAAGTGAAGATTTACTCGTGCGTTATTTGTCGCAGCATGTTCAGCAGTGCTGGTGCTTTGGAGATCCACATGAAGGATCACGGTATAGAAGATCCAGGCGAGAGGGACGCAAACATCTCGTGTGTGGAATACGGAACGACTAAGAACGAGGTGGAAGACACAAAGCCATTAAATATGACCGCCGTTTCGGATCCTGGGGCGACCAAAAATAGTAAATGCACCATGTGCAGTAAACAATTCTCGAACTACGCAAATCTCAGACGACATGTAAGAAACGTGCACAAAACAGGCAAACCGTACGTACATTGTCCCGAATGTACTCGGGTGTTCAGAAGTACCGAATCGTGCCATCGTCATGTGACGTTGCAGCACAAATCCTCAAGGACGTTATACCAGTGTCCTCAATGTCCAAAGACCTTTGTTTTCAAAACAAACATGAATCTTCACTGTCGGAATGCGCATAACAATGGACGTAACTCGTCCGGTGATTGGGCTTGTGATATCTGCGGCAAGACATTCTACGAAGAAGCGTCTCTGAAGATACACAGGGGCTGGCACAACCGAACTAACTATCGGTTGATTGCCGATATCGCACAGGAAGGAGGGGATCAGAAACGGGTGAAACAGTTCAAACACCCGTCGTCCAAAACTCAAGATCAATCGCCCACAGCGAACACGAGTCGGCCGGCTAGGGCGAGAAAGTCCTTTCCCAGTCCGGCACCGTCGAAGGGTAGCGGTAATTTCCAATGCCAAGTTTGTAACGATAAATTCAACGACGTGGTGGAGCTACGGAAACACTTGTGGGATGTTCATTGTGCCCGCAACAAGTCCGAGAAGAATTTCACCGACGTCAAACTGCAGTGTGACCTTTGCACACATATCTTACCTAGCCAGGAAGCGTTCAACATGCACATGCAGTGGCACAAAATTCACCCCATTTTGACCGAGGTCAACAAGTCTGCCTTCCCCTGCGACATCTGCGGCAAAAACTACAGTTCCAAGAAGGTATTGTGGAGACACAAGAAGCTGCATAAAGCCACGGTGGCAGCCGCTTCCAAGTTCCAGTCCATGTCCAGAAAGCCTACCGTGTCCAGTCAGTACACGTGTCACGCCTGTCACAAGTCATTCAGCAGTAATCAGTCGCTACAGCGTCACAAGATGAATTTGCACATGGACATGTTCAGCGAACGAGCGCCAACGTTGTTCAACAACACGGCAAAAATGTCGCCGGTGGAACCAAAACCGAAGAAAGTGAAATTGGAAGCGGAAGACGTGACGCAAAAGTCAACGACTGTCCTGAACACAATGCGCGCCGGCGGCAAGAAGGCTGTAATGTGTCATGTTTGCAAAAAATTCTTCCCCAACATGAGCGTACTCTACAAGCACAAACAGCACGCTCATACCAAGGCCCGCACGGTGAAGAACGTCGCCAAGAGCCCGACCATGGAGTTAATTCCGTTGGCCGGTCCGGAGGGCAGGATGTCTTGCAACATTTGTTTCAAAGAGTTCCCTGGTGTGTCGAATTTGCGGCAGCACTTCAGCATGAAACATAAGAACAACACGCTCAAGTACATCTGCTCTTTCGAGGGTTGCAAGCTGATGTTCCACACGACGGTAGCACTGAAGAATCACGAGCTATCGCACACCTCTATGATCTACAGTTGCAATCTGTGCGATCGGCACGTGTTTACCAAGCAAGCTATGTCCAGTCACATGCTGACCGTGCACAAGACTATCTACCACGCTGAAGAGAACAAAAACTTCCACAGGGAGACAGACCTGAGCACCTACGTGGTAGAAGGTGCAACGGACGCAACTTGTCCTCATTGCAAGATCAAATATCCCAACAAGAAAGCCATGAAGATTCACTTTTTCAAGTTCCACGATAGCGCGGATCGCTAG